The Lepus europaeus isolate LE1 chromosome 6, mLepTim1.pri, whole genome shotgun sequence genome includes a window with the following:
- the BHLHE41 gene encoding class E basic helix-loop-helix protein 41, producing the protein MDEGIPHLQERQLLEHRDFIGLDYSSLYMCKPKRGMKRDDTKDTYKLPHRLIEKKRRDRINECIAQLKDLLPEHLKLTTLGHLEKAVVLELTLKHLKALTALTEQQHQKILALQNGERSLKSPIQADLDAFHSGFQTCAKEVLQYLSRFESWTPREPRCVQLLNHLHAVATQFLPTPPALTQQVPLGKGAGAAAAAGPAGPKLEPPAHCVPVIQRTQPSAELAAENDTDTDSGYGGEAEARPEREAGAGRVAIKQEPPGEDSPAPKRLKLDARGGPGGGGGGPGGGAAAAAAALLGPDPAAAALLRPDAALLSSLVAFGGGGGAPFAPPAAAAAPFCLPFYFLSPSAAAAYVQPFLDKSGLEKYLYPAAAAPFPLLYPGIPAPAAAAAAAAAAAAAAAFPCLSSVLSPPPEKAAAAAATLLPHEVAAPGPLHLPAAGNPGGGAQDGPSPAGADGP; encoded by the exons ATGGACGAAGGAATTCCGCATTTGCAAGAGCGACAGTTACTGGAACATAGAGATTTTATAGG aCTGGACTATTCCTCTTTGTATATGTGCAAGCCCAAAAGGGGCATGAAACGAGATGACACCAAG GATACCTACAAATTACCGCACAgattaatagaaaagaaaagaagagaccGAATTAATGAATGCATCGCTCAGCTGAAAGATTTACTGCCTGAACATCTGAAATTGACA ACCCTGGGGCATCTGGAGAAAGCCGTCGTCTTGGAATTAACTTTGAAACACTTGAAAGCCTTAACCGCCTTAACGGAGCAGCAGCATCAGAAGATCCTCGCTTTGCAGAATG ggGAGCGGTCTCTGAAGTCGCCCATTCAGGCCGACCTGGACGCGTTCCACTCGGGATTTCAAACCTGCGCCAAAGAAGTCTTGCAATACCTCTCCCGCTTCGAGAGCTGGACCCCCAGGGAGCCGCGCTGCGTCCAGCTCCTCAACCACTTGCACGCCGTGGCCACCCAGTTCCTGCCCACCCCGCCGGCCTTGACTCAACAGGTCCCGCTGGGCAAAGGCGCCGGCGCGGCCGCGGCCGCCGGCCCCGCGGGCCCCAAGCTGGAGCCGCCGGCGCACTGCGTGCCGGTCATCCAGCGGACTCAGCCCAGCGCCGAGCTCGCCGCCGAGAACGACACGGACACCGACAGCGGCTACGGCGGCGAGGCCGAGGCCCGGCCGGAGCGTGAGGCGGGCGCCGGCCGCGTCGCCATCAAGCAGGAGCCGCCGGGGGAGGACTCGCCGGCGCCCAAGAGGCTGAAGCTGGATGCCCGCGGCggcccgggaggcggcggcggcggcccggggggcggcgcggcggcggcggcggccgcgctcCTGGGCCCCGACCCGGCCGCGGCCGCGCTGCTCAGACCGGACGCCGCCCTGCTCAGCTCGCTCGTGGCGTTCGGCGGAGGCGGGGGAGCGCCGTTCGCGCCGCCCGCGGCCGCCGCggcccccttctgcctgcccttctACTTCCTCTCgccctcggccgccgccgcctaCGTGCAGCCCTTCCTGGACAAGAGCGGCCTGGAGAAGTATCTGTACCCGGCGGCCGCCGCCCCGTTCCCGCTGCTGTACCCCGGCATccccgccccggccgccgccgccgccgccgccgcggccgctgcggccgccgccgccttccCCTGCCTGTCCTCGGTGCTGTCGCCGCCGCCGGAgaaggccgccgcggccgccgcgacCCTCCTGCCGCACGAGGTGGCGGCCCCcgggccgctgcacctgccggCGGCCGGGAACCCGGGCGGCGGCGCTCAGGACGGGCCCTCGCCGGCCGGCGCGGACGGCCCCTGA